CTCCGCAGAGGAACGACTCATCCGTGACACCGCTCGCGAATTCGTCGCCGAAGAGGTGCAGCCGGACATCGGCGAACACTACGAGAACGGCACGTTCCCGACCGAACTCATCCCCGAGATGGGCGAGATGGGCTTTTTCGCACCCAACCTCGAGGGCTACGGCTCGCCGAACGTCTCCGAGACGGCCTACGGCCTGTTGATGCAGGAACTCGAGGCCTGTGACTCGGGACTGCGCTCGATGGCCTCCGTGCAGGGGGCGCTCGTGATGTACCCGATCCACGCCTTCGGCAGCGAGGCCCAGAAAGAAGAGTGGCTCCCCAAACTCGGTTCGGGCGAGGCCGTCGGCTGTTTCGGGCTCACCGAGCCCGAACACGGCTCGAACCCGTCGGGGATGGAGACCCACGCCGAACGCGACGAAGACGGCTACGTGCTCAACGGCTCGAAGACCTGGATCACCAACTCTCCGATCGCCGACGTCGCGGTCGTCTGGGCGCGCGACCGCTCGAGCGAGGACGAGCCGGTGCGCGGGTTCGTCGTCGAGACCGACCGCGACGGCGTCTCGACCAACAAGATCACCGAGAAGCTCTCGCTGCGCGCGTCGATCACCGGCGAGATCGGCCTGAACGACGTGCACGTCCCAGAGGAGAACGTCCTGCCGGGTGTCACCGGCATGAAGGGGCCGCTGTCGTGTCTCACCCAGGCGCGCTACGGCATCGCCTGGGGCGCCGTCGGCGCCGCCCGGGACTGCTTCGAGACCGCACGGCAGTACGCGCTGGATCGCGAGCAGTTCGGCGGCCCGATCGCTCGCTTCCAGATCCAGCAGGAGAAGCTCGCGGAGATGGCCACTCAGATCACGCTGGCGCAGCTGCTGGCGTACCGACTGGCCGACCTCAAAGAGCGCGGCGAGCTCCGCCCCCAGCAGGTCTCGATGGCCAAGCGCAACAACGTCCGGATGGCACGCAACCAGGCGCGGGTCGCCCGCGAGATGCTCGGCGGCAACGGCATCACGTCCGACTACTCGCCGATGCGCCACATGGCCAACTTAGAGACCGTCTACACCTACGAGGGGACCCACGACATCCACTCGCTGATCCTCGGCCACGACCTCACGGGCATCGCCGCCTTCGAGTGAGCAGATGGTCGGAGAAGCACGCGAGCCCGACTCCGAGACGGGGCCGCTCGAGGGGATCACCGTCCTCGACGCCTCGCAGGTGCTCGTCGGGCCGTTCTGTACGATGCAACTGGCCGACCTGGGCGCGGACGTGATCAAGGTCGAACGCCCCGGCGTCGGCGACCAGACGCGCGGCTGGCATCCGCCCCAGTTCGGCGAGGGCGACGAGGGCGTCAGCGCCTACTACTCGAGTGTCAACCGGAACAAGCGCTCGATCACGCTGAACCTCAAGTCCGAGGAGGGTCGTGAGCTGCTTCGCGAGCTCGCCCGCGACGCGGACGTCTTCGTCGAGAACTTCCGGGTCGGCACGCTCGAGGAGTGGGGACTGGGCTACGAGGAGCTCTCGGCCGAGAACCCCGACCTGGTGTACTGCTCGCTATCGGGCTACGGCGAGTGGGGGCCGTACGCCGAGCGGCCCGCCTACGACCTGATCATGCAGGCCGAGGGCGGGTTCATGAGCATCACCGGCGAAGAAGGCGGCCCACCGGTTCGCGTCGGCGTCGCCATCGCCGACATCGGCGCGGGAATGTACGCCACGCAAGCGATCCTCTCTGCGCTGTTCCACCGCGAGCGCGGCGGGAGCGGCCAGAAGGTAGACGTCAGCCTCTTCGACGGCCAGGTCGCCTGGCTCTCGTACATGGCAAGTTACTACTTCGCGACGGGCGAGCCACCGGGACGGATGGGCAGCAAACACCCGACGATCACCCCCTACCAGGCGTTCCCCACCCGGGACGGCTACGTCGTCGTCGCGGCGGCCTCCGAGAAGCTCTGGCGGAACCTCTGTCGTGCCCTCGAGCGCGCGGACCTCCTCGAGGACGAGCGCTTCGAGACGAACGCCGACCGGGTCGAACACCGCGAGGCGCTCGAGGAACTCCTCGAGGCCGAGTTCGCAGACCGGACGACCGAGGAGGTGGTCGAGACGCTCGAGGCGGGCGACGTCCCCGCTCGCGCGGTCCACGACGTGGGGGACGTCTTCGACCATCCACAGGTCGAGGCTCGAGGGATGCACCACGAGGTCCCCCATCCCGACGTGGGATCGATCGAGATGGCCGGCAGCCCGATGCACCTCTCGGGGACGCCGACGACGATCCGCAGCCACCCGCCGAAACTCGGCGAGCACACCGACGAGGTGCTCGCCGAACTCGGGTACTCGGCGGACGAACGAGAACGGTTGCGCGAGGACCAGGTCGTCTGACGGTTTTCGGCGGGATCGTCCCACGGCTCACGACGGACCCGACGAGCCGTCCTACCGGCCTGCTCGTCCGTAATCAATTTATTCGTGACATAACGGTTATCCGGTTCGAAGCGAGTGAGAGCGTATGGTCGTCGTCGCAGCGGTTGACCGATCGGAGGATGCACAGGACGTGATCGCGGAGGGAACGCAACTCGCCAGCGCGCTCGAGGTTCCGCTCCACGTCGTTCACGCGGTGGGCTCGGCGGAGTTCGCGCAACTCCAACGAGAACACGTCTCGAGTACCGACGCCGAGGGCGGCGTCCTGAGCCGGCGCGACGTCGCGGCGGAACGGGCGCGCGAACTCGTGAACGCGGAGGACGACGCGATCGAGATCGCCGGACTGGACGGTGAGCCGGCCGAATCGATCGTCGAGTACGCCAACGAGCGTGACGCGGCGTACGTCGTCCTCGGCGGCCGCGATCGGACGCCGGCGGGAAAAGCGGTCTTCGGGAGCGTCGCCCAGTCGGTGATCCTGTCGCTGGACCGTCCCGTCGTCGTCGTGTGAGTTTGCCGGTCGTGACTGGTTGCTGATTCGGTCGCGATCCGTCCTGCGGTCGCGATAAAACGGAACGAGCCGACGGCGCGTCAGTGATCCGTTTCGTCGACGGACCGGACGCAGGATTATCGCTTCGCGCCGGAGACGAACGGTAGTCCGCCGTTCACGACGGTGTACTGCCGACCGGCGATAACGACGACCACGGCGAGTCCAATCGCGTCAGTCGCGACGCCGGGGGCCAGCAGCGTCAGCGCGCCGGCGAACAGGACGAGCCGCTCGGGCACGGACGTATCGTCGAAGAGGTACGCCTGCGTCGACGCCGAGAGGGCGACCACCCCGACGATGGCGGTCGCCACGCTGAGGGCGATCGCCGGGACGTGCCCCATCGTGACCGAAGCCGGGTCGGCCATGAGGATGAGTTCGGGTCCGTAGACGAACAGGAAGGGGATGATGAACCCGACGAGCGCGATGCCGAGTGCGGTGGCACCCGTCCGCCACGGGTCGGATTCGGCGATCCCGCTGGCGGTGAACACCGCGAGCATGATCGGGGGCGTGATGGCGCTGATGATCGCGAAGTAGAAGATGAACAGGTGCGCTGCGAGTTCGGGCACGCCGAGGTCCATGAGCGCGGGTGCACCGAGCGCTGCGACGACGACGTACGCTGCGGTCGTCGGCAGTCCCATCCCGAGGACGATCGACGCGATCATCGTCAGCACGAGGCCGATGATGAGCACACCGCCGGAGAGGTTCGCCACGAGCGAACTGAACGCCAGCCCCAGCCCGGTGAGGGTGACGACGCCGACGACGATTCCCGCCGTGGCACACGCGGCCGCGACGACGAGCGTCATCCGAATTCCGCGGTCGAACGCACCCACTGCGGTCCCGGCCGCAGTGGCGGCCATCGATCGGGCCGTCTGCGTGTCACCCGAGCCGAGCGCCCGCAGGAACGCGATCACTGCAGATGGGGGCGTTGCGACGACGACCGTCAGGACGATCGCGACGAACCCGGCGAGCATCGCGGTGTAGCCCTGGACGAGCAGGACGACCAGCGCGATGATCGGGATCGTGAAGTGAACGCCGGTTTTGAGCAGCTCCCAGGAGTCCGGTAGTTCGGACTTCGGTCGCCCTTCGAGCCCCTGTTTCTTTGCGCGGAAGTGGACCGCCATGCCGACGCAGAGAAAGTACAGCAGGGCGGGGATCACCGCCGCGGCGATAATGTAGACGTACGAGATGCCGGTCCAGACGGCCATGATGAACGCGCCAGCGCCCATCACCGGCGGCATGATCTGACCGCCGCTCGAGGCCGAGGACTCGACGGCGGCGGCGTAGTGGTCGTCGAACCCGGTCCGTTTCATGAGCGGAATGGTGAACGCTCCGGTCGTCGCCGTGTTCGCGACGGCGCTTCCGTTCAGACTCGCCATGAAGCCGCTCGCGAGGACGGACGTCTTGGCGGGGCCGCCCGCCATCCGTCCGGTGTAGCCGTACGCGAGGTCGATGAACCAGTCGCCGATGCCTGTGACCTCGAGAAACGCCCCGAAGATGATAAAGAGGACGACGAACGTGGCGCTCACGCCGAGTGGGATACCGAAGATCCCTTCGGTGGAGAGGTAGAGGTGTGAGACGACGCGCTCGACGCCGTAGCCGCGGTGGGCGAGGAGCCCGGGCATGACCGGCCCGAGGAAGGCGTAGGCGATGAACGTGATCGCGATGAGCGGGAGGATGATACCGGTCGTCCGCCGGGTCATCTCGAGGACGACGAGGATCGAGAGGACGCCGAAGACGATGTCGAGCGTCGTCGGTGCGCCCGCTCGCGCCGCGAAGTCGCCGTACTCGACGGCGTACGCGAGGTAGAGGACGCTCGGGATCGTGATGCCCACGAGCAGCCAGTCGTACCACGGGACGCGGCCCGAAGACTCGCCCGTATGCGACTCATACCAGAGGAACACCAGCACCGCCATGAACGCGAGGTGGATCGGTCGGTGGATGAACGCGCCCGGAACGCCGATCCACGGTGCGGGCGTCACCGTGTGGTAAATCCCCGCGACGACGGCGATCGCCATCGCGAGATGCATGATTCTGCCCGATAGCGGTCGCTTGGTCATCCCACTGAAGTGACTACCTCTCGTGGATTCGTCCGTTTCCTCACTGAGATCGATGTCGAGCCCTTCGTTTGGATTACTGCTACTCATGGTTGGCGGTTGTCGTGTTCCCTCTTACCAGCGGCCGGCCGCGGAGAGCAGCCGATAGACGGCGTAGTTGGTCCGTTCGGCCGAGAACTGGATCGTCGACCCACTCTCTGCGTACGACTGGAGCGGCCGTTCCCGCCCGTCGATCACGAGGTCCTGTTCGGTCGTCGACGCGACGCGTACCGAAAACGTCCCCAGTTCACGTTCGAACTCGCTGACGGTCATGTTCCCCTCCCGGTACGTCTCGCGACTGTGCTCGAGGCCCGCTGCGTGGTAGGCGTACGCCTCACGAACCTGTACGATGTCGGAACCGTCGACGACGTACGTCTCGTGGATCGGCGTCTTCTCGAAAGAGTGGACGTACCGGATCTCGAACTCCTCGCCCTCCTCGAGCGGGTAGACGGCGAGTGTTTCTCCCGACTCCCTGTCGGT
This portion of the Natronobeatus ordinarius genome encodes:
- a CDS encoding TRAP transporter permease → MHLAMAIAVVAGIYHTVTPAPWIGVPGAFIHRPIHLAFMAVLVFLWYESHTGESSGRVPWYDWLLVGITIPSVLYLAYAVEYGDFAARAGAPTTLDIVFGVLSILVVLEMTRRTTGIILPLIAITFIAYAFLGPVMPGLLAHRGYGVERVVSHLYLSTEGIFGIPLGVSATFVVLFIIFGAFLEVTGIGDWFIDLAYGYTGRMAGGPAKTSVLASGFMASLNGSAVANTATTGAFTIPLMKRTGFDDHYAAAVESSASSGGQIMPPVMGAGAFIMAVWTGISYVYIIAAAVIPALLYFLCVGMAVHFRAKKQGLEGRPKSELPDSWELLKTGVHFTIPIIALVVLLVQGYTAMLAGFVAIVLTVVVATPPSAVIAFLRALGSGDTQTARSMAATAAGTAVGAFDRGIRMTLVVAAACATAGIVVGVVTLTGLGLAFSSLVANLSGGVLIIGLVLTMIASIVLGMGLPTTAAYVVVAALGAPALMDLGVPELAAHLFIFYFAIISAITPPIMLAVFTASGIAESDPWRTGATALGIALVGFIIPFLFVYGPELILMADPASVTMGHVPAIALSVATAIVGVVALSASTQAYLFDDTSVPERLVLFAGALTLLAPGVATDAIGLAVVVVIAGRQYTVVNGGLPFVSGAKR
- a CDS encoding CaiB/BaiF CoA transferase family protein translates to MVGEAREPDSETGPLEGITVLDASQVLVGPFCTMQLADLGADVIKVERPGVGDQTRGWHPPQFGEGDEGVSAYYSSVNRNKRSITLNLKSEEGRELLRELARDADVFVENFRVGTLEEWGLGYEELSAENPDLVYCSLSGYGEWGPYAERPAYDLIMQAEGGFMSITGEEGGPPVRVGVAIADIGAGMYATQAILSALFHRERGGSGQKVDVSLFDGQVAWLSYMASYYFATGEPPGRMGSKHPTITPYQAFPTRDGYVVVAAASEKLWRNLCRALERADLLEDERFETNADRVEHREALEELLEAEFADRTTEEVVETLEAGDVPARAVHDVGDVFDHPQVEARGMHHEVPHPDVGSIEMAGSPMHLSGTPTTIRSHPPKLGEHTDEVLAELGYSADERERLREDQVV
- a CDS encoding acyl-CoA dehydrogenase family protein, with the translated sequence MLDYVDLEADLSAEERLIRDTAREFVAEEVQPDIGEHYENGTFPTELIPEMGEMGFFAPNLEGYGSPNVSETAYGLLMQELEACDSGLRSMASVQGALVMYPIHAFGSEAQKEEWLPKLGSGEAVGCFGLTEPEHGSNPSGMETHAERDEDGYVLNGSKTWITNSPIADVAVVWARDRSSEDEPVRGFVVETDRDGVSTNKITEKLSLRASITGEIGLNDVHVPEENVLPGVTGMKGPLSCLTQARYGIAWGAVGAARDCFETARQYALDREQFGGPIARFQIQQEKLAEMATQITLAQLLAYRLADLKERGELRPQQVSMAKRNNVRMARNQARVAREMLGGNGITSDYSPMRHMANLETVYTYEGTHDIHSLILGHDLTGIAAFE
- a CDS encoding DUF1850 domain-containing protein is translated as MSACKASRILRVAGASILVGAVFLLAVAAAAPTITTVQLTDRESGETLAVYPLEEGEEFEIRYVHSFEKTPIHETYVVDGSDIVQVREAYAYHAAGLEHSRETYREGNMTVSEFERELGTFSVRVASTTEQDLVIDGRERPLQSYAESGSTIQFSAERTNYAVYRLLSAAGRW
- a CDS encoding universal stress protein — translated: MVVVAAVDRSEDAQDVIAEGTQLASALEVPLHVVHAVGSAEFAQLQREHVSSTDAEGGVLSRRDVAAERARELVNAEDDAIEIAGLDGEPAESIVEYANERDAAYVVLGGRDRTPAGKAVFGSVAQSVILSLDRPVVVV